From the genome of Mucispirillum schaedleri ASF457:
TATTCGCAAAGGTGTTGTTATAAACATTGATTCTACTGTTAAAGCAATAAAAGATTCTGTTGCTATGGCAGAAAGAATGAGCGGTGTAACGATTAAAAGTGTATGTGCAGGTATAGCTGGAGGCCATATTGAAAGTTTTAATGAAAATGGTGTTGTAGCTGTAAAAAATGGTGAAGTTACTGCCAACGATGTAGCAAGAGTAATAGAATCTGCTTCAGCTAAAAATATACCTGTAGGTTATGAAGTGCTGCATATTCTTCCACAGCAGTTTAAATTAGACGGACAGGATGAAATAAAAGACCCAATAGGTATGTGCGGTGTCCGTTTAGAAGTTGATGTGCATATAGTAACAGGAGCAGTTTCTTCGGCTGCAAATATTACAAAATCATGCTCAAAAGCAGGTATTGCAGTAGAAGATATTTATTTAGAACAGCTTGCGTCAAGCGAAGCAGTGCTGACTGATGAAGAAAGAGAAATCGGTGTATGTTTAATTGATGGCGGTGGTGGCACAACTGATATGGCTGTATTTAACAGAGGAGCATGCTATCACACAGCAGTTTTACAGATTGGCGGCAATAACTTTACAAGAGATTTAACAAGCGGTCTTTCTACAAGTGAAGCAGAAGCGGAAAAAATTAAAATAACAGAAGGCTGTGTATTAACTGACTTAGTAGGTGCTGATGAAGTGATAAGTGTGCCATCCGTTGGTGGCAGACCGCCAAGAACTATTTCTAAATCAGTTATGGCTCAAATATTGCAGTTAAGAGCAGAAGAAATATGCGAGCTGTTTTTAGGCGAGATTAAAAATAAAAAATTAATGGATATGCTGCCAGCTGGTGTTGTTATGACAGGCGGTATGTCAAACTTTAAAGGCATAGAAGAGCTTGCTTCACATGTATTAGGTTTAAATGTGAGAGTAGGTCATCCTGTTGGTATTGGCGGACTTTCTGATCAGGTAAATAATCCAATATATGCAACAGCAGTTGGGCTTGCAAAACTTCATGCAAAAAAAGGTCATTCCCAAAACCTTATAAGCAGTGATTACAGTGAAGACGGCTTATTTAAAAAAGTTGGGGACAGAATGAAAGACTGGTTAAAAGAGTTTTTCTAAAATTAAAGAGCAAATAAAAATAATATTAATAGAAGTTTAAAAGCTGTTATTTTTTTGGCGTTGAAAATAGCAGCAAAAGGGGATATTATAATGGACGATTTATTTTTAAATGAACAAATACCTTATGAAAATGGCGCAAGTATTAAGGTAGTAGGAGTAGGCGGAGCAGGTGGCAATGCAGTTGCCAATATGATTTCTGCAAATGTTGGAAATGTAGATTATATTGCAGTAAATACTGATGCTCAGGCTTTAAGAAAAAGTGGTGCAAATACATGCATCTTAATTAGTAAACTTGGTTTAGGTGCAGGCGGAAGACCTGAAAAAGGTAAAGAGTATGCACTTGAAGCTATTGATGAAATCAGAAACTCTATAAAAGATGCTGATATGGTATTTATTACTGCTGGTATGGGTGGCGGCACTGGCACTGGTGCTTCTCCTGTTATTGCAGCAGCAGCAAAATCACAAGGAGCATTAACTATTGCTGTTGTTTCTACTCCCGATTCTATGCTTGGAGAAGAAAAAGTAAATATTGCTCAGGATGGATTAAAAGAGTTAATGAATCATGTTGATTCATATATTGTAGTTCCAAATGATGGTATGCAGCAGGCAGGTCATAAATTAACATATAAACAGGCATTAAAAATGGCTGATGATGTTCTTCGTCAAAGTATTCAAGGCATTTGTGAAATAGCTAGCGGCAGTGGTCATATAAATATTGACTTTGCTGATATTAGAACAGCTATGGAGCATCAAGGCAAGGCTGTTATGGGTATAGGAACTGCAAGCGGTGAAAATAGAGCTAAACAGGCTTTTGAAAATGCATTAAAAAATCCGCTTTTATTAGATACAAGTATAAAAGGTGCTCATGGAGTGCTTTATAATATTTCTGGTCATGAAGATGATTTATTAATGGATGAAGTTGCTGAAATTACTAAATTAGTAAGAGAATATGTTGGAGAAGGCGGTAAAACATTAATTAAACAAGGTATTTTATATGACAACAGGACTGATGGAACTATATCTGTAACAATTGTTGCAACAGGTATTAATAATACAAAAAGTCATGAAAATTTAACAAAAGTAGATGAAATTAAAAAAGCTAAACCAACTGGTGCTGTTGTTACAAGTATGCAGGATAAACTTAAAAAAATATCAAAAGAAGACCGTAATCTGCAAGGTATAAGCAGCAGATTAAATGAAGATTATTTTGAAATACCAACATATTTAAGAAAACAAAACGACTAATATGAATATCGTCCATTTAATCAATGTGCGGTGGTTTAATGCTACCGCATGGTATGCACTAAGGTTAATAGAAAGTGGTATACTTGCAGGTGACAGAGCAGCTGCAGCAGGGCTGCCTGATTCTCCTGTAATTAATAAAGCAAAAGAATTAGGGGTGCAGACTGTTGAAGCACCTTTTACTTCTAATAACTTTTTTGACTTTTTTAAAAATCTTAGAAAAATACATAAGTTGATTAAGGACATTGATGCAGATACTCTTGTATGCCACAGGGGAGAAATGTTTTGGATAATCGCTCTTGATAAGTTTATATTTAGAAGAAAGTATAAACTTATAAGAGTGCGGGGCGATGTAAGGCCGCCAAAAACTGATATATTTAGTAAGTTTACTCATAATACTGCATGTAATCATATTATTACTTCTGCAGATTTTATAAGAACATTCTTTATAGAAAAACTTAAAACAAATGCAAATTATATTGATACTATATATGGCGGAGTAAATAGAAGTGTTTTTTATAAAGATTATAAAAAACGCATAAATGTAAGGCAGCACTATAATTTTAAAGATGATGATTTTGTAGTAAGTGTTGTTGGCAGGTTTGACCCAGTAAAGGGTCATAATGTTTTTTTAAAAGCATGCAGCAGAGCATATAAAAATGGTTTAAAAGAATTAAAGATTATGCTGGCTGGCTTTCCTGAAAATATTAAACTTGATGAGATGCAGAAAATGGTAGAAGATAACGGATTAAATGATATTACTATTATTACTGGTAAAGTTGATGATATTACAGGAATTATGAATGCATCAGATTTAGGGGTAATATCTTCCTTAGGAAGTGAAGCGGTATGCAGGGTTGCTATGGAGTTTATGGCATGTGGTGTGCCTGTAATATCAAGCAATGCTGGAGTTCTTCCAGAAATGCTGCCACAGCAATACAGATATGATATATATGATGATGAAAGGCTTGCTTTTCTTATAACAGAAAAAAAAGGCTTTATTAAAATATATGACCAGAAAGATTTTTATAATGAATTTATAGAAAAAATCAATTTACATTCATAAACAGGCTCAGTATGACTTTTGTGTTATAAGATTATATTTATTCCTTACAATTAATACTCAAGAACTTTTGATAATACAATAAAAAAAGAGCTTCTTGAAAGCTCTTTTTCTTTATATAATTATTTCATTATTTTTAAATTTATTACAAATAAAATAATGGCAACACCTACAATTATCATTGCTATACCAAGCACAAGGCTGATATATACTGAAACTATTTTAGGAACAGCAGCAATTAAAAGTGCTAAAAGAATACCAGCAATGCCACCAGCCATTAATACTTTCCATGCAGGATAACTTCTTTTTTTCCATTCAACAGCTGTTACAACTGCGGTAACACTTTTTAATGCTATCCAAAAACCTACTAATAATGGAAGAAAATTTTCAAGAGCAGACTGGCTGCTTAATAGCATAACACCAATTAATATAGAAATACCACCCTCTATTAAATAGTAGATAGAGCCTTTAAAATCTCTTAAACTTATAAATAAAAATATATTTGCAAGCCCTGTAAAAATCATTAATATGCTT
Proteins encoded in this window:
- the ftsA gene encoding cell division protein FtsA codes for the protein MPHKDNIYVGLDIGTTKICTVVARQNAEGGIDVIGLGSAPSTGIRKGVVINIDSTVKAIKDSVAMAERMSGVTIKSVCAGIAGGHIESFNENGVVAVKNGEVTANDVARVIESASAKNIPVGYEVLHILPQQFKLDGQDEIKDPIGMCGVRLEVDVHIVTGAVSSAANITKSCSKAGIAVEDIYLEQLASSEAVLTDEEREIGVCLIDGGGGTTDMAVFNRGACYHTAVLQIGGNNFTRDLTSGLSTSEAEAEKIKITEGCVLTDLVGADEVISVPSVGGRPPRTISKSVMAQILQLRAEEICELFLGEIKNKKLMDMLPAGVVMTGGMSNFKGIEELASHVLGLNVRVGHPVGIGGLSDQVNNPIYATAVGLAKLHAKKGHSQNLISSDYSEDGLFKKVGDRMKDWLKEFF
- the ftsZ gene encoding cell division protein FtsZ gives rise to the protein MDDLFLNEQIPYENGASIKVVGVGGAGGNAVANMISANVGNVDYIAVNTDAQALRKSGANTCILISKLGLGAGGRPEKGKEYALEAIDEIRNSIKDADMVFITAGMGGGTGTGASPVIAAAAKSQGALTIAVVSTPDSMLGEEKVNIAQDGLKELMNHVDSYIVVPNDGMQQAGHKLTYKQALKMADDVLRQSIQGICEIASGSGHINIDFADIRTAMEHQGKAVMGIGTASGENRAKQAFENALKNPLLLDTSIKGAHGVLYNISGHEDDLLMDEVAEITKLVREYVGEGGKTLIKQGILYDNRTDGTISVTIVATGINNTKSHENLTKVDEIKKAKPTGAVVTSMQDKLKKISKEDRNLQGISSRLNEDYFEIPTYLRKQND
- a CDS encoding glycosyltransferase — translated: MNIVHLINVRWFNATAWYALRLIESGILAGDRAAAAGLPDSPVINKAKELGVQTVEAPFTSNNFFDFFKNLRKIHKLIKDIDADTLVCHRGEMFWIIALDKFIFRRKYKLIRVRGDVRPPKTDIFSKFTHNTACNHIITSADFIRTFFIEKLKTNANYIDTIYGGVNRSVFYKDYKKRINVRQHYNFKDDDFVVSVVGRFDPVKGHNVFLKACSRAYKNGLKELKIMLAGFPENIKLDEMQKMVEDNGLNDITIITGKVDDITGIMNASDLGVISSLGSEAVCRVAMEFMACGVPVISSNAGVLPEMLPQQYRYDIYDDERLAFLITEKKGFIKIYDQKDFYNEFIEKINLHS
- a CDS encoding HdeD family acid-resistance protein; protein product: MSANYLTSIIFAVLLIVFGVIIIMNPAGTMAAFALIISILMIFTGLANIFLFISLRDFKGSIYYLIEGGISILIGVMLLSSQSALENFLPLLVGFWIALKSVTAVVTAVEWKKRSYPAWKVLMAGGIAGILLALLIAAVPKIVSVYISLVLGIAMIIVGVAIILFVINLKIMK